GCTGACGGTCGGCGCCAAGCCCGCCGTGAAAGCCGCCGAGTATTCGAAATGGGGCGAGCCGCTCCAGCTCACCGACGTGAAGCTCGAGAAGGGCGAGCGCTACCCGCTGCACTTCCAGGCCGAGACCGGCGGCTCGGGCGTGCCCGGCCTGTTCTGGAAGCGCGTATCGACCAGCCCGGACGCCGACCTGGCCGCGGGCGCGCGCGAGGCCGACGTCATCGTCGCCGTGGTCGGCCTGACCTCGGACCTCGAAGGCGAAGAGATGGCGATCAAGACCGAGGGCTTCTCGGGCGGCGACAAGACCTCGCTCGACCTGCCGGCCGACCAGCGCCACCTGCTGGAGCAGGCCAAGGCGCTGGGCAAGCCGCTGGTGGTGGTGCTGATGAACGGCAGCGCGCTCGACCTGTCGTGGGCCAAGGAGAATGCAGGCGCGATCCTGGAAGCCTGGTATCCGGGCCAGTCGGGTGGCCTCGCGGTCGCCGACGTGCTGGCCGGCCGCGCCGAGCCGGGCGGGCGCCTGCCGCTGACCTTCTACCGCTCGCTGGCCGACCTGCCGCCCTTCGACGACTACACGATGAAGGGCCGCACCTACCGCTACTATGCCGGCACGCCGGTGTATCCGTTCGGCGCGGGCCTGAGCTACACCACCTTCAGCTACATGCCGCTGCGCGTGGAGCCGGTCGGCGGCGCGGTGGACAAGGGCGTGGTGGTCAGCACCGAAGTCGCCAACACCGGTGCGCGCGAAGGCGTCGAAGTCGCCCAGCTGTACCTGACGCCGCCCGGCTTCGAAGGCGCGCCACGGCTGGCGCTGCGCGGCTTCCAGCGCGTGCCGCTCAAGGCCGGCGAGCGCCGTCGCATCAGTTTCAAACTGTCGCCGCGCGACCTGAGTTTCGTCACGCGCGACGGCGTGCGCCAGCTGACGCCGGGCGCGTACAAGCTGAGCGTCGGCTCGGGCCAGCCGGGCTCTAGCGCAACGACGCAGGAAGCCCCGCTGGTGCTGAGCCGCACCGTGGTGCTGGATAAATGAATTCAACAATGGAGACCCGACGATGACGACGATCCGCAAACTGGCCCAAGGCCTGGCCCTGGCCTTTTCCCTGGGCTGCGCGCTCGGCGCAAGCAGCAGCGCCTTCGCGCAGAACGACAAGATGACCCCGATCGCGATACCGGCCCAGCCGGACGCGATCGTACTCGGCACCGGCCCCTTGCCCGGCGCGACCGTGCAGGAAAGCTGGCACAGCCAGTACGGCAGCGTGTTCGCCCGTAACGTCACCGTGGCCACGCTGACGCCCTTCCTGCCCGATCCCGCCAAGGCCAGCGGCGCCGCGGTGATCGTCGCGCCCGGGGGCGGCTTTCGCACGCTGTCGATGAACAACGAGGGCTGGGACGTGGCCAAGGCCCTGGCCGACAAGGGCGTCGCCGCCTTCGTGCTGAAGTACCGCCTGGTGCAGACCCCGGCCGACATGGCCGGCTTCGAGCGCTCGATGGCGCAGATGTTCTCCGGCGCGGCCAAGCCGCCGGTGCAGCGCGACCCGGCCGTGGAATACGCGCCGCAGATCGCCGACGCGCGCGCCGCGTTCGCGCTGGTGCGCACGCGCGCGAAGACCTGGCACGTCGATCCCGACCGCGTCGGCATGGTCGGCTTCTCGGCCGGCGCCATGCTGACGCTGGCGACCGCGCTGCACGCGCCGGACGTCAAGCCGGCCTTCATCGCCACCATCTACGGGCCGCTGGCGCCGGTCACGGCCCCGAACGACGCGCCGCCGCTGTTCGTCGCGCTGGCCGCCGACGATCCGCTGTTCGGCAACGGCGGCTTCGGCCTGATCGACAGCTGGCGCGGCGTCAAGCGCCCGGTCGAGTTCCACCTGTACGAACAGGGCGGCCATGGCTTCGGCATGTACCAGAAGAGCACCACCAGCACCGGCTGGTTCGACGACTATGCGCGCTGGCTGGCGATGCACGGCTACCTGCGGCCCAAGCGCTGATCGAGCACTGATCGACCCGCAAGGCGGCCTCCCCGGCCGCCGCCTTTTTGCCACACCTCAGTATTACACCTCGGTAATTTTCGCACTTTAGCCTTGCCCCCGCCCTCGTAAGCCCCTAACATGTGAACAGTTCTTCACATGTTAAACATGAGCTTCCCTACCGATATCGATCACCGCGTCGACGAACTGTCCGATCTGTTCCACCTGCTGGGCGACCCGACCCGCCTGCGCATCGTGCTGGCCTGCCTGGCGCAGCCGATCGCGGTGAGCGACATCGCGGCGCGCCTCGACCTGTCGAGCTCGCTCGTCAGCCACCACCTGCGCCTGCTGCGCGCGGCCCGCATCGTCAAGGCCGAGCGCCAGGGCAAGCAGGTGTTCTACGCGGCTGCCGACGCTCACATCAGCAGCCTGCTCGCCAACATGTTCGAACACATCGCCGAACCCATACCCAACAACGGACTGGACGCATGAGTCTCCATCACCACCACGGCCACGACCATGGCCACCACCATCACCACCCGACCTCGGGCGCCGACAACGGCCGCGCCTTCGCCATCGCGATCGCCCTGAACACGGCTTTCGTCGCCATCGAGTTCGTCTACGGCTTCATCGCCAACTCGACCGCGCTGATGGCCGACGCCGGCCACAACCTGTCCGACGTGCTCGGACTCGGCCTGGCCTGGGGCGCGGCGCTGCTCACGAAAAGCGCCCCGACCCGCCGCTTCACCTACGGCCTGCGCGGCACCAGCATCCTGGCGGCGCTGGCCAACGCCCTGCTGCTGATGGTCGCGAGCGGGGCGATCGCGCTGGAAGCGGTGCAGCGCATCCTGCATCCGGTCGCGGTCGAAGGCGGCACGGTCTCGATCGTGGCCGCGATCGGCGTGCTGGTCAACGGCTTCTCGGCCTGGCTGTTCGTGGCCGGCAGCAAGGGCGACATCAACGTGCGCGGCGCCTACCAGCACATGGCGGCCGACGCCGTGCTGTCGCTGGGGGTGGTGGTGTCGGGCCTGGTCGTCAAGTACACCGGCTGGGCCTGGCTCGACCCGGCGGTCAGCCTGCTGCTGGTGGTGACGATCGTGGTCGGGACGTGGTCGCTCTTGAGGGAATCGCTGCAGATGGTGCTGGCGGGCGTGCCGGCCAGCGTCGACGCGAGCGAAATCACCGCCTATCTTGCCGACCAGCCGGGCGTGACCGAGGTGCACGATCTGCATATCTGGGCGATGAGCACCACCGAGACCGCGCTGACGGCGCACCTGGTGATGCCGGGCGGTTACCCGGGCGACGCGGCGCTCGACGCCATCGTCGGCAAGCTGCGCGCGGATTTCTCGATCCACCACACCACGCTGCAGGTCGAGCAAGGCACGACCCGGCACGACAACTGCGCGCTGCACGACGGGCTCAGCGCGCACGCGCACGCGCACGACGATCATGATCACGATCATGACCATGCGCACGATCACGATCACGATCACGACCACGATCATGCGCATCCGCACGCGCATTGAACGCCGCTCGATATAAAGAAACGGCCTGCAGAACGCAGGCCGTTTTGTTTTGGACGCTCGATAAACCCCGGCTCAGCCGGCCAGGTCGGCGAACAGCGCCGTGCTGAGATAGCGCTCCCCAAAAGAAGGGATGATCACGACGATCAGCTTGCCCGCGTTCTCTGGCCGGCGCGCGACCTGCAGCGCCGCCCACAGCGCGGCGCCGGACGAGATGCCGACCAGCAGCCCTTCCTCGCGCGCGGCCAGGCGCGCGGTCTCGAACGCCATCTGGTCGGGCACGGCGATGACTTCGTCGTAGACGTGGGTGTTGAGCACGTCCGGCACGAAACCGGCACCGATGCCCTGGATCTGGTGGCGGCCTTTGGCGCCCTGGGACAGCATCGGCGAGGCTTCCGGTTCGACCGCGATCGCCTTGAAGCCGGGCTTCCTCTGCTTGAGCACTTCGGCCACGCCGGTGATCGTGCCGCCGGTGCCGACGCCGGCCACCATGATGTCGACCTTGCCGTCGGTGTCGCGCCAGATTTCCTCGGCGGTGGTGCGGCGGTGCACCTCGGGGTTGGCCGGGTTGTTGAACTGCTGCGGCATGAAGCAGGTCGGATCGCCGGCCACGATTTCCTCGGCCTTGCGGATCGCCCCCAGCATGCCTTCCGCACCGGGCGTGAGCACCAGTTCGGCGCCGTAGGCGCGCAGCAGCATGCGCCGCTCGTTGCTCATGGTATCCGGCATGACGAGCTTGCAGCGGTAGCCGCGCGCCGCGCACACCATCGCCAGCGCGATGCCGGTGTTGCCGCTGGTCGGCTCGACGATGGTGGTGTCGGGCCCGATCTTGCCGGCCTGTTCGGCCGCTTCGATCATGGCCCAGCCGATCCGGTCCTTGACGCTGTGCGCCGGATTGTAGAACTCCAGCTTGGCGACGACTTCCGCCGACGCGTCGCGCGCCAGCCGGCGGATGCGCACCAGCGGGGTGTTGCCGATCAGTTCCGTTACGTCATTTGCGATGCGCATATGCCCTCCGGGTTCTGAATTGCGTTTATTTGACGTCCAGAAGTTCCACGTCGAAGATCAGGTCGGCATCCGGACCGATGCTGCCGCCCGGTGCGCCGCGGTGGCCGTAGGCCAGCTCGCTCGGGATGATCAGGGTGCGCTTGCCGCCGACCTTCATGCCGGCCACGCCCTGCTCCCAGCCCTTGATCACCTGGCCGGCGCCCAGCTGGAAATCGAGCGGGGTGCGGCCGGCGTCCAGCGAGGAATCGAACTTGCGGCCGCGCTGCTTGGCGGCCATCGGCTTGTACAGCCAGCCGGTGTAGTTGACGGTCACCTTGTTGCCGACCGCGGCTTCCTTGCCCTTGCCGACCACCTGGTCGATGACTTGCACGTGCGGGCCCTGCGGCGCCTGCGCCTCGGGGGTGGCGGGGGCGGCGGGGGTGACCGGATTGGCGGGATTGGCCGGGGTGGCGGCGGTTGCGGTGGCGCCGGCCGGGTCTTTCGGCGCGGTCGAGTCCTGGGCGTTGGCGGCGGCCGCAGCCAGCAGCAGGCCGACGAGGGCGATACGACGGATCATGGAGCCTCTTTCACGAATCAGTAGAAAACTGGTCCTATGATAACAAGGCCTCTTCCGCTTGCCCAGCGGCCTGCGCCACGTCGGCGACATGCTGCGGCGCCGGCGCGGCGACCGATGCGGCGGCCACTACGGCCTTGGCCTGCTCGGCCAGCTTGCGCAGCAGGTGCCCGGCGGCGACCATGCCGAAGGTGGCGGTGACCACCATGCTGGAACCGAAGCCGGCGCAGTTCAGGCCGGTGATGCTGTTGGGATCGATCGCGCAGGCGTCGCCCGCATCCGGGTAACGCAGCGGCTCCATCGAGAACACGGCGTCGATGTGGTACTTGTTCTTCTCGCCCTTGGCAAAGCCGTAGCGTGCACGCAGGATCTTGCGCACGCGCTTGAGCAGCGGCTCCTGCTCGGTGCGCGCCAGGTCGCGGATCTCGACCAGGGTCGGATCGATCAGGCCGCCGGCGCCGCCGATCACCACCAGCGGCACCGCGTGCTCGCTGCAGTGGGCGATCAGCGCGGCCTTGGCCTTGGCGCTGTCGATGGCGTCGACCACGTAGTCGAAACGATCGGTGCCGATCATCCGGGCGATGTTGTCGGGGTCGATGAAATCCTCGACCAGCTCGACTTCGCAGTAGGGGTTGATCAGCGCGATGCGCTGCCTGAGCGCTTCGATCTTGGGCATGCCGACCGTGTTCGACAGCGCCTGGATCTGGCGGTTGATGTTCGATTCGGCCACGTTGTCGAGGTCGATCAGGGTCAGGCGGCCGACCGCGCTGCGCGCCAGCGCCTCGACGATCCAGGAGCCGACGCCGCCGACACCGACCACGCAAACGTGCGCCGTCCGGAATCGTTCGAGCGCAGGCTCACCGTAGAGACGGGCGATACCGCCGAAGCGGCGTTCAAAGTCGACTTCGTCGCTCAGCTCATTGCGCAAATCGACAGCAGCCGGGGTAAAGAGAGAAGTAGGAAGAGTCGTCATGATCCTGCCATTTTACCGGACGGAACCGCACTCATTGCTCTAAAATAACTTTCAGTCAACCAAATATTTGCCTTCAGTTTTTGTACCTCAGCAACAGTACTCGACAACAGCTCATCAACAGCACCGATACCGCACCATGAACCAGCCTCTGCATGACACCGCCCCCGATTTCGACCAGCCGGTCGCCGTCCTCAAACACTGCCACGGCCGCATCCGCAAGCAGCTGGCGACGCTGGAAAAGCTGCTGGCGCATCTTCCCGAACATGGCGCCGACGAACAGGCGCGCCAGGCCGCAGCCGCCGTGCTGAAGTACTTCGACAAGGCCGCCCACCTGCACCACGACGACGAGGAACAGGACCTGATCCCGATGCTGACCGCGGTCGCGCGGGGCGAGGACGCGGCCACGCTGCAGGCGCTGGCGCCGACCATCCTGCAAGACCACAAGGACATGGATGCGATGTGGCAGGACCTGCACGAGCAGCTCGCCTTGATTGTCGATGGCAGCGCCACGCATCTGTCCACCAGCATCGTGCAGCGCTTCGTACAGCGCTACCTGAGCCACATGGAACGCGAGGAAGGCATCATTGCGCCGATGGCGCTGCGCCTGTTTGATGCCCAGCAGATGGACCAGCTTGGCCAGGCGATGCGCCGCCGCCGCGGCATCGACCCGACGGCCGCGCCGGCATCATGCGATGCGGTGCCTGCGCCCGCAGCCGCAACCGCAACCGCGGTCACAACGGCGCCCGGCGGCGCGATCGGCGATCGCGTGGCCGACCTGCGCAAGGATTACGGCCATGCCCAGCTGGACGAGAACGACGTCGCCGACGACCCGATCCAGCAATTCACGCGCTGGTTCGAAGAAGCCCTGAAGGCCGAGGTAAACGAGCCGAACGCGATGGGCGTGTCGACCGTGGACGACGATGGCCGCCCGACCTCGCGCATCGTGCTGGTCAAGCAGTTCGACGCGCGCGGTTTTACCTGGTACACGAATTACGATAGCCAAAAAGGCAAGCAGATTGCCAGCAAACCGTTTGCATGTCTGCTATTCTTTTGGCGTGAACTTGAACGGCAAGTGCGGATCGAAGGCAGGGTCGAACGCACGAGTGCCGAGGAAAGCGACAAGTATTTCAACAGCCGGCCCCTGAAAAGCCGGCTGGCGGCGATCGCGTCCCGACAAAGTGCGCCGATCGCCAATCGCGCCAGCCTCGAGCATAACTACGAGGAGGTCGCGCGTCAATACGGCGAAGCACCGTCGCGTCCAGCCAACTGGGGCGGGTTTCGCTTGGAGCCTGAACGCATCGAGTTCTGGCAAGGGAGGCGTTCACGCTTCCATGACCGCATCGTCTACACGCGGCAGGAAGATGGAAGCTGGGCGCGGCAACGTTTGCAACCATAAGGTCGGTAGGGCCGCATGGGGCCGGTCCGACCTCTTCGGAGGAATGCGCGTGTTCGATCAAATGAAGCTAGCCGCCTGGACCTCAGGCATCCGTGACAAATACGACTTGCCGCTGCGTGTGGAATTGTGGAACG
This genomic stretch from Massilia sp. 9096 harbors:
- a CDS encoding FKBP-type peptidyl-prolyl cis-trans isomerase, giving the protein MIRRIALVGLLLAAAAANAQDSTAPKDPAGATATAATPANPANPVTPAAPATPEAQAPQGPHVQVIDQVVGKGKEAAVGNKVTVNYTGWLYKPMAAKQRGRKFDSSLDAGRTPLDFQLGAGQVIKGWEQGVAGMKVGGKRTLIIPSELAYGHRGAPGGSIGPDADLIFDVELLDVK
- a CDS encoding ThiF family adenylyltransferase — its product is MTTLPTSLFTPAAVDLRNELSDEVDFERRFGGIARLYGEPALERFRTAHVCVVGVGGVGSWIVEALARSAVGRLTLIDLDNVAESNINRQIQALSNTVGMPKIEALRQRIALINPYCEVELVEDFIDPDNIARMIGTDRFDYVVDAIDSAKAKAALIAHCSEHAVPLVVIGGAGGLIDPTLVEIRDLARTEQEPLLKRVRKILRARYGFAKGEKNKYHIDAVFSMEPLRYPDAGDACAIDPNSITGLNCAGFGSSMVVTATFGMVAAGHLLRKLAEQAKAVVAAASVAAPAPQHVADVAQAAGQAEEALLS
- the cysK gene encoding cysteine synthase A, which encodes MRIANDVTELIGNTPLVRIRRLARDASAEVVAKLEFYNPAHSVKDRIGWAMIEAAEQAGKIGPDTTIVEPTSGNTGIALAMVCAARGYRCKLVMPDTMSNERRMLLRAYGAELVLTPGAEGMLGAIRKAEEIVAGDPTCFMPQQFNNPANPEVHRRTTAEEIWRDTDGKVDIMVAGVGTGGTITGVAEVLKQRKPGFKAIAVEPEASPMLSQGAKGRHQIQGIGAGFVPDVLNTHVYDEVIAVPDQMAFETARLAAREEGLLVGISSGAALWAALQVARRPENAGKLIVVIIPSFGERYLSTALFADLAG
- a CDS encoding cation diffusion facilitator family transporter translates to MSLHHHHGHDHGHHHHHPTSGADNGRAFAIAIALNTAFVAIEFVYGFIANSTALMADAGHNLSDVLGLGLAWGAALLTKSAPTRRFTYGLRGTSILAALANALLLMVASGAIALEAVQRILHPVAVEGGTVSIVAAIGVLVNGFSAWLFVAGSKGDINVRGAYQHMAADAVLSLGVVVSGLVVKYTGWAWLDPAVSLLLVVTIVVGTWSLLRESLQMVLAGVPASVDASEITAYLADQPGVTEVHDLHIWAMSTTETALTAHLVMPGGYPGDAALDAIVGKLRADFSIHHTTLQVEQGTTRHDNCALHDGLSAHAHAHDDHDHDHDHAHDHDHDHDHDHAHPHAH
- the pdxH gene encoding pyridoxamine 5'-phosphate oxidase, encoding MNQPLHDTAPDFDQPVAVLKHCHGRIRKQLATLEKLLAHLPEHGADEQARQAAAAVLKYFDKAAHLHHDDEEQDLIPMLTAVARGEDAATLQALAPTILQDHKDMDAMWQDLHEQLALIVDGSATHLSTSIVQRFVQRYLSHMEREEGIIAPMALRLFDAQQMDQLGQAMRRRRGIDPTAAPASCDAVPAPAAATATAVTTAPGGAIGDRVADLRKDYGHAQLDENDVADDPIQQFTRWFEEALKAEVNEPNAMGVSTVDDDGRPTSRIVLVKQFDARGFTWYTNYDSQKGKQIASKPFACLLFFWRELERQVRIEGRVERTSAEESDKYFNSRPLKSRLAAIASRQSAPIANRASLEHNYEEVARQYGEAPSRPANWGGFRLEPERIEFWQGRRSRFHDRIVYTRQEDGSWARQRLQP
- a CDS encoding helix-turn-helix transcriptional regulator; the encoded protein is MSFPTDIDHRVDELSDLFHLLGDPTRLRIVLACLAQPIAVSDIAARLDLSSSLVSHHLRLLRAARIVKAERQGKQVFYAAADAHISSLLANMFEHIAEPIPNNGLDA
- a CDS encoding alpha/beta hydrolase; this encodes MTTIRKLAQGLALAFSLGCALGASSSAFAQNDKMTPIAIPAQPDAIVLGTGPLPGATVQESWHSQYGSVFARNVTVATLTPFLPDPAKASGAAVIVAPGGGFRTLSMNNEGWDVAKALADKGVAAFVLKYRLVQTPADMAGFERSMAQMFSGAAKPPVQRDPAVEYAPQIADARAAFALVRTRAKTWHVDPDRVGMVGFSAGAMLTLATALHAPDVKPAFIATIYGPLAPVTAPNDAPPLFVALAADDPLFGNGGFGLIDSWRGVKRPVEFHLYEQGGHGFGMYQKSTTSTGWFDDYARWLAMHGYLRPKR